From the genome of Ctenopharyngodon idella isolate HZGC_01 chromosome 23, HZGC01, whole genome shotgun sequence, one region includes:
- the zic4 gene encoding zinc finger protein ZIC 4 isoform X2, translated as MSVDALGSPVMDPAFSKRNTTLRLVDLAGAHHHHHHHHHTPQSVTGFPGFSSHPHSMAHSHPGEMTAEPRLGPSPFGPEHMGHSAALKISPTHHYPHHHHHHNHHIAGHSEVVSSQTGAFGPVQAATVPYSMSHTAQALSAGSYPGHYGHHPDPGNHSLFPGLHHEQPSTGAPGGQALNGQIRLGIPAEMYVRSDHLSQVASSRADPFAASPLHGYGGLNLNMNLSAHHHHHHGAGAFFRYMRQPIKQELICKWLEPEHSAKKLCSKTYSTMHELVTHVTVEHVGGPEQANHICFWEECPREGKPFKAKYKLVNHIRVHTGEKPFPCPFPGCGKVFARSENLKIHKRTHTGEKPFKCEFDGCDRRFANSSDRKKHSHVHTSDKPYNCKVRGCDKSYTHPSSLRKHMKVHCKSPPPSSGYESSTPSLVSPSSDLGREPAPSAISEPLSSSSQPANLSEWYVCHSSGASGTQTPPSGSSTPGHTEGPTYGNPERRDAF; from the exons ATGAGCGTGGATGCTTTGGGAAGCCCTGTGATGGACCCCGCGTTTTCCAAACGGAACACGACGCTGAGATTAGTTGACTTGGCAGGGGCTCACCAccatcaccatcatcaccaccataCCCCTCAGAGCGTGACAGGCTTCCCGGGGTTCAGCAGCCATCCACACTCAATGGCTCACTCGCACCCTGGGGAGATGACTGCGGAACCCCGCCTGGGGCCGAGTCCATTCGGGCCAGAACACATGGGGCACTCCGCGGCCCTCAAAATCAGCCCAACCCATCATTATCCCCACCACCATCACCACCACAATCATCATATTGCAGGCCACAGTGAAGTGGTCTCCAGTCAAACGGGAGCTTTTGGCCCGGTGCAGGCGGCAACGGTCCCGTACTCTATGTCTCACACGGCCCAGGCGCTATCCGCAG GTAGCTATCCGGGACACTATGGTCATCACCCCGACCCTGGGAACCATTCTCTCTTCCCTGGACTTCATCACGAGCAGCCATCTACCGGAGCACCAGGTGGCCAAGCCTTGAACGGACAAATAAGGTTAGGAATACCTGCCGAAATGTACGTTCGGTCTGATCATTTGAGTCAAGTAGCGAGCTCCAGGGCAGACCCGTTTGCTGCTTCTCCGCTGCACGGATACGGCGGGCTCAATCTGAACATGAATCTCAGCgcacaccaccaccaccaccacggAGCTGGCGCTTTTTTCCGTTACATGAGGCAACCGATCAAGCAAGAGCTCATCTGCAAGTGGCTGGAGCCAGAGCACTCCGCCAAGAAACTTTGCTCCAAAACTTACAGCACCATGCACGAACTAGTGACACATGTGACCGTGGAGCACGTTGGAGGACCGGAGCAAGCGAACCATATCTGTTTTTGGGAGGAATGTCCACGAGAGGGGAAGCCGTTTAAAGCGAAGTACAAACTTGTGAATCACATCAGAGTGCACACCGGAGAGAAACCGTTTCCCTGTCCGTTCCCCGGCTGTGGAAAAGTATTTGCCCGATCGGAAAACTTGAAAATCCACAAGAGGACACACACAG gtGAAAAGCCTTTCAAATGCGAGTTTGACGGCTGTGACAGACGGTTCGCCAACAGCAGTGACCGGAAAAAGCATTCCCACGTACACACTAGCGATAAGCCGTACAACTGCAAAGTCAGAGGTTGTGACAAATCGTACACGCATCCCAGCTCTTTGAGAAAACACATGAAGGTGCACTGCAAGTCTCCACCTCCGAGTTCGGGTTACGAATCATCGACTCCATCTCTTGTTTCTCCTTCATCGGACTTGGGACGGGAGCCAGCTCCCTCTGCGATCTCCGAGCCACTCTCATCATCGTCCCAGCCGGCCAATTTAAGCGAATGGTACGTGTGTCACAGCTCCGGTGCCAGTGGCACTCAGACCCCACCCAGCGGTTCCTCCACACCCGGCCATACGGAGGGGCCAACGTACGGCAATCCTGAACGGAGGGACGCCTTCtaa
- the zic4 gene encoding zinc finger protein ZIC 4 isoform X1: protein MSVDALGSPVMDPAFSKRNTTLRLVDLAGAHHHHHHHHHTPQSVTGFPGFSSHPHSMAHSHPGEMTAEPRLGPSPFGPEHMGHSAALKISPTHHYPHHHHHHNHHIAGHSEVVSSQTGAFGPVQAATVPYSMSHTAQALSAGRDFLIRRDLTAQAMPVLTDQTSGSASHHGMFVSTTGSYPGHYGHHPDPGNHSLFPGLHHEQPSTGAPGGQALNGQIRLGIPAEMYVRSDHLSQVASSRADPFAASPLHGYGGLNLNMNLSAHHHHHHGAGAFFRYMRQPIKQELICKWLEPEHSAKKLCSKTYSTMHELVTHVTVEHVGGPEQANHICFWEECPREGKPFKAKYKLVNHIRVHTGEKPFPCPFPGCGKVFARSENLKIHKRTHTGEKPFKCEFDGCDRRFANSSDRKKHSHVHTSDKPYNCKVRGCDKSYTHPSSLRKHMKVHCKSPPPSSGYESSTPSLVSPSSDLGREPAPSAISEPLSSSSQPANLSEWYVCHSSGASGTQTPPSGSSTPGHTEGPTYGNPERRDAF, encoded by the exons ATGAGCGTGGATGCTTTGGGAAGCCCTGTGATGGACCCCGCGTTTTCCAAACGGAACACGACGCTGAGATTAGTTGACTTGGCAGGGGCTCACCAccatcaccatcatcaccaccataCCCCTCAGAGCGTGACAGGCTTCCCGGGGTTCAGCAGCCATCCACACTCAATGGCTCACTCGCACCCTGGGGAGATGACTGCGGAACCCCGCCTGGGGCCGAGTCCATTCGGGCCAGAACACATGGGGCACTCCGCGGCCCTCAAAATCAGCCCAACCCATCATTATCCCCACCACCATCACCACCACAATCATCATATTGCAGGCCACAGTGAAGTGGTCTCCAGTCAAACGGGAGCTTTTGGCCCGGTGCAGGCGGCAACGGTCCCGTACTCTATGTCTCACACGGCCCAGGCGCTATCCGCAGGTAGGGATTTCCTCATTCGCCGAGATTTGACAGCTCAAGCCATGCCCGTGCTGACCGACCAGACTTCTGGTTCAGCCTCTCACCACGGAATGTTTGTCTCAACAACAGGTAGCTATCCGGGACACTATGGTCATCACCCCGACCCTGGGAACCATTCTCTCTTCCCTGGACTTCATCACGAGCAGCCATCTACCGGAGCACCAGGTGGCCAAGCCTTGAACGGACAAATAAGGTTAGGAATACCTGCCGAAATGTACGTTCGGTCTGATCATTTGAGTCAAGTAGCGAGCTCCAGGGCAGACCCGTTTGCTGCTTCTCCGCTGCACGGATACGGCGGGCTCAATCTGAACATGAATCTCAGCgcacaccaccaccaccaccacggAGCTGGCGCTTTTTTCCGTTACATGAGGCAACCGATCAAGCAAGAGCTCATCTGCAAGTGGCTGGAGCCAGAGCACTCCGCCAAGAAACTTTGCTCCAAAACTTACAGCACCATGCACGAACTAGTGACACATGTGACCGTGGAGCACGTTGGAGGACCGGAGCAAGCGAACCATATCTGTTTTTGGGAGGAATGTCCACGAGAGGGGAAGCCGTTTAAAGCGAAGTACAAACTTGTGAATCACATCAGAGTGCACACCGGAGAGAAACCGTTTCCCTGTCCGTTCCCCGGCTGTGGAAAAGTATTTGCCCGATCGGAAAACTTGAAAATCCACAAGAGGACACACACAG gtGAAAAGCCTTTCAAATGCGAGTTTGACGGCTGTGACAGACGGTTCGCCAACAGCAGTGACCGGAAAAAGCATTCCCACGTACACACTAGCGATAAGCCGTACAACTGCAAAGTCAGAGGTTGTGACAAATCGTACACGCATCCCAGCTCTTTGAGAAAACACATGAAGGTGCACTGCAAGTCTCCACCTCCGAGTTCGGGTTACGAATCATCGACTCCATCTCTTGTTTCTCCTTCATCGGACTTGGGACGGGAGCCAGCTCCCTCTGCGATCTCCGAGCCACTCTCATCATCGTCCCAGCCGGCCAATTTAAGCGAATGGTACGTGTGTCACAGCTCCGGTGCCAGTGGCACTCAGACCCCACCCAGCGGTTCCTCCACACCCGGCCATACGGAGGGGCCAACGTACGGCAATCCTGAACGGAGGGACGCCTTCtaa
- the zic1 gene encoding zinc finger protein ZIC 1: MLLDAGPQYPTIGVTTFGSTRHHSTGEVTDREVALGINPFADGMGAFKINHSSHDLGSGQTAFSSQAPGYAAAAALGHHHHPTHVSSYSTAAFNSTRDFLFRNRGFGDATSAQHSLFASAAGSFAGPHGHSDAAGHLLFPGLHEQAATHASSNVVNSQMRLGFSGDMYGRAEQYGHVASPRSEHYASTQLHGYGPMNMNMAAHHGAGAFFRYMRQPIKQELICKWVEPEQLTNPKKSCNKTFSTMHELVTHLTVEHVGGPEQSNHVCFWEECSREGKPFKAKYKLVNHIRVHTGEKPFPCPFPGCGKVFARSENLKIHKRTHTGEKPFKCEFDGCDRRFANSSDRKKHMHVHTSDKPYLCKMCDKSYTHPSSLRKHMKVHESSSQGSQPSPAASSGYESSTPPTIVSPSTENQSSSSISPASSTVHHTSSHSTLSSNFNEWYV; this comes from the exons ATGCTCTTGGACGCAGGACCACAGTATCCCACCATTGGAGTGACTACTTTCGGCTCCACCAGACATCACTCAACAGGCGAAGTTACAGACAGAGAAGTGGCTTTGGGTATCAATCCGTTCGCCGACGGTATGGGCGCTTTTAAAATCAACCACAGCTCCCACGATCTTGGCTCTGGGCAAACGGCGTTTTCCTCGCAAGCGCCCGGCTACGCCGCCGCCGCTGCCCTGGGACACCATCATCACCCCACTCATGTCAGCTCGTACTCCACCGCCGCCTTCAACTCCACTCGGGACTTTCTCTTTCGCAACCGGGGCTTCGGAGACGCCACGAGCGCGCAGCACAGCCTCTTCGCCTCCGCCGCTGGAAGTTTCGCCGGGCCACATGGACACTCCGACGCCGCTGGGCACCTGCTCTTCCCGGGACTGCACGAGCAAGCGGCCACGCACGCGTCCTCCAACGTGGTGAACAGTCAGATGCGCCTGGGCTTTTCCGGGGACATGTACGGGAGGGCCGAGCAATACGGTCACGTAGCGAGTCCGAGGTCCGAGCACTACGCCTCGACTCAGTTGCACGGCTATGGCCCCATGAACATGAATATGGCTGCTCATCACGGGGCAGGGGCCTTCTTTCGGTACATGCGACAGCCCATAAAGCAAGAGCTCATCTGCAAATGGGTCGAACCCGAGCAGCTGACGAATCCGAAAAAGTCCTGCAACAAAACTTTCAGCACCATGCACGAGCTTGTGACCCACCTGACGGTGGAGCACGTTGGGGGACCAGAGCAGTCGAATCACGTTTGCTTTTGGGAAGAGTGTTCCCGGGAAGGGAAACCGTTTAAAGCAAAGTATAAACTTGTGAATCATATCCGAGTGCACACCGGAGAGAAACCGTTTCCGTGTCCATTCCCCGGCTGTGGAAAAGTATTTGCCCGATCGGAAAATCTGAAAATCCATAAAAGAACACACACCG GTGAAAAACCTTTCAAGTGTGAGTTTGACGGCTGTGACAGGCGCTTTGCGAACAGCAGTGATCGTAAGAAACACATGCACGTCCATACCTCTGACAAACCATATCTCTGCAAAATGTGTGACAAATCCTACACACATCCCAGCTCCCTCCGGAAACACATGAAG GTTCACGAGTCATCGTCTCAAGGATCACAACCCTCCCCGGCAGCGAGCTCCGGCTACGAGTCCTCCACGCCGCCCACCATCGTGTCCCCTTCCACAGAAAACCAGAGCAGCAGTTCCATATCACCAGCATCATCCACAGTTCACCACACGAGCAGCCACAGCACCCTTTCGTCAAATTTTAATGAATGGTACgtgtaa